The nucleotide window GCGACCGCAGCGATCATCAGCAAGGCACGCTCCAATGCCGCCCGCTCTTCAGCTTGCTCAGGGGCATCGACGACCTGGACGGATTGTGCGGAGAAGCGGATGTTCGGGATCGGCATGGCGATTTGAGCGAGCTGCCACACCGCCGACACACCGACGGCGACGACGATGAGCGTCCAGGCTGTGCTGGCAGCGACATACGCAACGTTGCGCCGTACCCGCAGGTTCAGCTCGAGCAGACGGTACCTGGCAATGACGTACAGATTGACAAACGGCACTGCCACCAGCGCGGCTGCCAGAAACCCCGGGCCGAACCGGCCCTGTCCGAACGAGCCGAGCCACACGACGCCGAGCGCGATGCCGATGAGCGTCAGGTTTCGAAGGCGGACGAGCGGCCGCATGATCTCCGCCTCGTTCGCGCTGCGATCGCGATTCGTGCGCCAGGTCACGAGGCAGCCGAGCAGCAGCATGAAGGCGAGGGCAATGAACGTGCGGGCCATGAAGGTCACCAGGTCGGCCCGGCTCGCGAGAGGAACGGCGGCAGCGAGAACGGCACAGCCGTACACCACGGGCAGCGCCCACCGCCGCGCCCGAAGCAACGGTCGTTCACGCGGGAAGTACTGAACCGAATGCACCCAGACCGCAATCCCGACAAACAGCGCGGCCTGAAACAACAGGTCGAGCCCGAAATGGAAGGCTGAGGACGAGATGTAGGGACGCGTCCAGGCGACGGTCAGCGCGTAGCCGATGAGGAGAAACGCGAGCCCGCGGTATCGTGCTGCCGGAATGTGTGGACGGGCAAGCGCAAGGAACGCTCCCAGCAGCATCCACAGAACACCCGCCACGACGATGGCCAGAAACCCGAACGTGAATTGTAGCGAGACGGGCCGAACGTGCAGCGTCCGTGCGTTACTTCGTCGAAGGATGTCGTAGTCGATAGCGCGTCCGGGCTCAGCACCGCGAATGAGGCTATCGGCGCCATCCCGATTCGAGAACGGCTGACCGTTGATGCGGATGATGAGGTCGCCCACCTGCATGCCGGCGCGATCCGAGGTGCCACCGGCAGCCAACGTAGTCACGATGAGGGATGGGCCGACGTCGTTCACCGCCTCGCCGAGCGCCGCCGGCGGCACGTAGAGCGCCACAGCCCCGCGTACCGGTGGCCGGAGCGCCATCACTTCGACCGGATCGGTCTGCTTGGCGAGGGCCCTCGTAACGTCGCGCTCGGAGTGGACGCTGACCTCACCGACTTCCACAACGAGGTCACCTGGCTCGAGGCTCGAGCCCTGCTGGGCTCGACCTGCCCCGAACCCGGTATACAAGTACGAACCCCCCGGTGCCGGAGCGTCGGGCGGCGCGGGAGCGGCTGCAACACGCTTCCCGACGTGCGCGGTGGAGAATGCGCCAACGAAATCGTGGTCGGCGAGCGCCTGCTTGCCGAACTGTACGACGGTGACGACCGAGAGAACGAAGAATAGGAGCGCTAGCCCGCCGGTGAGGAAGCGAAGGCGCCGCCGCATCCGAGTTCGCCCCTGGAAGGTCTCGAGGTAGCGATCGAGCCTCTCCAGCACGTCTGTCATTGTCTGCCTCGGCGAGTGGCGCTGTCGTTGTCGAGGGAGCCCGCGCGGCGCGTTCGGCGAACGCGCCCTACCTTCCCCGGGAGGGCCCTACTCCGCAGCCTCGTGGCCATCAGGATGCGGGCAGCCCGGATAGCTCTGGAAGAACATGTTGCCGGTCCAACCCAGCTCCTTCATTCCCGCCTCGGATGAGTAGTGGGCGCCCGCCACCCAGCCCTTGATGTGATCGACGTGATCACGCAGCGTGCGCATGGGCCGCTCTGGCGGAGAAGGTGGCATCACAGGATCCCCTTTTTTCCAAGGCCTTGGTCCCGGCTGACCTGACGCTTGCGTGAACGCCTCCTCCAGAAGGGCGACCTGCTCCGCCTCACCTAAATCCTTGAACGGCCCCTGGTGACGCGAGATTGCAAAGCCGTCGATGGCGCCGAGCGCCGTCAGGAACTCCTGCTGTGCGCTGGGGGCCTCCACTGCGAGCGCCGCGTCGATGAACCGATCCGATTCCGTTGCCACGGCGCCCGGCACGATGAGCTCGGCAAGCACGGAGAGCGTCGCAAACTGGTGCGGGTCGAGGAACTCTCGTTCGGACGCCTTGGTGGTAGTGGGCGTGGATGATCGCCCGGCCACGTGCTGCTGCACTGGATGCCCCTCGGCCACGAGCGGCAGTGCAAAGCTCCCGCCAAGCCCAGCGGCCAGACCTTGGAGGGCGACACGGCGCGTCACACCTGCTCGCTCGCTGGCATGATCGGTCGACACGTGGGACGGGACCGCATCCGGCATGTGCGACGACTTATTCATAAGTCCTCCTGCGAGACAGCGATGTGGCGGAAATCTCCGCGAGCTTAGCATTGCCGGAACGAGGCTGACAAGACGGCGCGTTCGGCGAACGCGCCCTACCATCGTCGTAGGTAGGGACGCCTCGCCGAGGCGTCCGTCCGGTAGAGACACCTCGCCGAGGCGCCCGTCAGCTCACTCGTCGCGTCAGCGTGCGATCTCCAGCGGCCAGCAAAATCCGTTCGAGCTCACGAAAGCCACGCGTGGTGGGCGCTCGTGACCGACATCGAGACGGCAGATCGCGGCCGGCAAACAACGAAGGCTGTGCATCGCCGTGGCAGAGCGACGACGCCCGGACCGATAACCTGGTGACCGAGCGTGACCAGCCGAGTGCACGGTGGAGCGCCGTCACCGCCGCTCCCGCGAGCATCGTCGGACTCGACGCGGCCGGCGTCACGCTGATCATGCCCGTGTACCTGGCCTGGGCGATATCGACGACACGCACCGTCAATTGCCGCGCGAGCAATCGACGTGTGCCCAGCTGGGAGGCGAGATCCCGTGCAAGCTCACGCACGCGACCGGCCAGGGCAGCGGCGTCCATGAATGCACCGTCGAGCGTTGCTTGAACCGAGACCCCGCGAGGGCAGACGGACCCGACGACCGCCCGATCGTCATCCCCGGACGCAAGCCGCCGCCAGAGCACGAGATCGGTCGACGCGGCGACAGCGTCATCCGACAGACCTGCGAGATCCCCGATGGTCTCGGCTCCACGTGAGATCAACGACGCACGCAACGACTCTGGCAGGCCGGACAGCAGCTCAATGGCAAGCGGTGCCAGAAAGCGCCGGTCGTAGCCGGGTAACACATAGAGGAGTCCCGAGGGGCGCGCCAAACGAGAGGCCACCCGCGCGGTAATCTTCGACACGCCAATTCCACACGACGCTGCAATCTGCAGCTCATCTCGCAACGCCTCCTGAATGGCTTCCGTCGCGACGACGAGCCCACCGACGCCCGACCGGAGGCTCGCCGCGTCCACATAGGCCTCGTCCAGCGAGAGCCACTCGACGCGCGTAAAGGCCTTGCGGAGGATGGCGTCAGCGGCGTCGGCAACTTCTCCATACGCTTCGAGATCTCCGGGGAGGAAGTGTGCAGCCGGGCAGCGCTGAGCCGCGTCGCACAGCCGCAGGCCAACGTACACGCCAGCCGACCGCGCCTCTGCCGAGACCGCCGCCACACGTCCCGTGCCGTCCCGACGTCCGCCAATCACGAGCGGCTGCCCCCGGAGCTCCGGCTGACGCGCACGTTCAACGGCAACGAAAAAACCGTTCAGGTCGACGTGGAGAATCTGCCGCGCCATTTTCAAAGAGTTACTGTACCGATGTCGGTGTCAATGCCGGTTGCTAGCGCTAGTATCGGCGCATCACGCCAATGACGACGCCCTGAATCTCCACGTTGTCGGCTGAGACGAGAATCGGCTTCATCATCGGGTTGGCCGGTTGCAAACGAATCTGGCCATCCTCACGGTAGAACTTCTTGAGCGTCGCCTCCGAGCCGTTGAGCAGCGCGATGACCATCTCGCCGTTCTCGGCGGTCTTCCGGTCTTCGACGATGACGAAGTCGCCATCGCGAATATGCTCATCGATCATCGAGTCGCCCCTGACACGCAACACATACGTTTCTTGCCGGCCCACGAACGTGTGGGGTACTGCGAAACCTTCGTTCGTCGCGATAGCCTCAATCGGGGCTCCCGCTGCAACATATCCAAGCAACGGCAGCTCGACGACACGATCGCTCACGCGAGTTGGCATGAGCTCGACGGAGCGGCTGCGATTCCACATCCGCTTGATGCAGCCCTTCTCCTGCAGGTTGGTCAAATGTTTGTGAACCGTCGCAAGCGACGACAGCCCAAATCGGCGTCCGACTTCCTCGAGGCTCGGCGCATAGCCATGCTGCTGGATGAACTCGTGGAGGAAGTCGAGGATCTCGCGCTGGCGTTTGGTGAGCGGCTGCACGGGCCCTCCTTTTACGTCGTGACAGATGGTCTGCCGGTCCGTTCCCGCACGATGCGAGTATGATATGCAAACAAAAAGCGAAAGTCAACAGGAAGGATTCAGGAATCACGTGGTACACTTGACCTCGCTCGGTTGCGAGACTTGCAAGATGAAGAGACACGTGTCGGTACGTTCTGTGCTCGTCGCGCTGGGGTGCATGCTGCTCGCTGGCTCCGTGGCGAATGGTGACAACGCACCAACACCGGCGGATGCCGAGCGCCTGCAGGCCAAGATCCTCTCCATCGCCACGTATGGCGCTGCCCGCTCGCGCGACGCACAGCTCACGCCCATTAGCGAGCGCGAGTGCAACGCATTCTTTCACTATCGCATGGCGGAGAGCTTGCCCGCAGGCCTGACGGATCCATCGCTGCGGATGCTCGGGAGCAGCCGTCTCGCCGCGTCGGCGGTGGTCGATCTGGATGCGGTGCGCGCTAGTCGTACGAAGGGCGGAAGCGACTGGCTCGACCCTATTAATCTCCTCTCTGGAAAGCTGCCGGCGACAGCGCAAGGGACGTTGCACACGCGCGACGGCGTTGGGCAATTCCAGCTGGAATCTGCGGAGATTGGCGGTGTCGCTGTGCCGAAGAGTCTGCTTCAGCAAATTATCGCCTACTACTCGCAAACGGCGGAGAATCCCGGCGGCTTCGACTTAGAGACGCCCTTCCAGCTGCCCTCCGGCATTCGCGAGATTCGCCTCGGCGCCGGCGAAGCGATCGTCGTCCAGTAGACCTCGAACCTTGAAACTCAGCCTGTCGACGTCAGTCGAGGTGTTGACCGGAGTGGGCCCGCGGCGCGTGGCGGAGCTGGCGCGCGTGGGCATCGTCACCCTCGATGACTTCTTGCTCCGCTTCCCGCTGCGCTACGAAGACCGTAGTCGTCTCGTCCCTCTTGCGCAGCTCGAAGCAGGTCGAACCAGCACTGTCGCCGGCACGATTGCACGGTGTGGCCTGCGACCGACACGCCGGCCCGGATTCACGATCTTCGAAGCGGTCATTCACGATCGCAGCGGACGTGCTCGTGCGCTCTGGTTCAACCAACGCTTCCTGCGCGATGTGTTGCGCCGCGGACAGCAGGTCGTGTTGTACGGCAAGGTGGAATCGACGCCGTCGGGCACGCAGCTCACCAACCCTGACTATGAGGTCCTCGCCGAGGCGGGCGAGGTTGAAGCGCTCGGTGTCGAGCCCAAGCCATCCATTCACCACGGGCGCATCGTGCCGGTGTACGAGCGCGTCGGATCGCTGACTGCGCGCATCCAACGCGACTTGGTGCACCAAGCACTCGAGCGTCTCGAGGAGCCGCCCGATGATCCGCCCAATGATCCCCTGCCACGCCCTGTCTGCGAGGAAATGGCGCTCCCTGCGCGCCGCGAGGCCCTGTGGCACACGCACTTCCCGCCCGACGATACCGACCTGGACACACTGAATCGATTTCGAACGCCCGGGCAAGTCCGGCTGATCTTCGAGGAGTTCTTCGTCTTCCAGCTTGGCCTGGCGCTGCGCCGGCGTGAGCGCCAAGGTGAGGCGAAGCCCCACGCCATTCGCGTCGACGCTAGTGTGCGCAGCGCGGCCCGCTCGGTGCTGCCGTTCAAGCTCACTGCCGGACAACGTGCCGCGCTGGCAGAGATCGTCGAGGATTTGCAGCGGCCCGAGCCGATGCACCGCCTGCTCCAGGGAGACGTCGGCGTCGGCAAGACCGTGGTTGCCGCGCTGGCTGCCGTTGTCGTGATGGAGAACGGCTTGCAGGTCGCCCTGATGGCACCGACCGAGCTGCTGGCGGAGCAGCACGCTCGCACGCTCACGCAATTGCTGCAGCCGACGCGATTCTCGGTCAGGCTCGTGACGGGCTCCCTGAATGCCGCCGAGCGCCGGGTGCGGCTGGCCGCCGTCGCGTCGGGCGAAGCCGCGCTCGTTATCGGCACCCACGCGCTGCTCGAAGAGCCGGTCACGTTCAAGCAGCTCGCGTTCGTCGTGATCGACGAGCAACACCGCTTCGGTGTGTTGCAGCGCGCGCGGCTACGCGAGAAGGGCGTGTTGCCCGACGTGCTCGTCATGACGGCCACACCCATTCCTCGCACACTTGCCCTGACCGTCTATGGCGACCTCGACGTGTCGACGATACGTGACCGACCACCGGGTCGGCAGCCGGTGAAGACCACCGTGCGGCCCGAATCGCGTCGCGACGCCGCGCACGCCTTCATTCGTCACGAGCTTACGCGAGGCCGACAAGCGTACATCGTGTACCCGCTGGTGGAGGAGAGTGAGAAGATCGACGTGAGAGCCGCTGCTGCAATGGCAGACACCTTACAGCAGGACGTGTTCCCCGAGTATCGTGTCGGCTTGGTGCATGGGCGCCTGCCGGCAGAGGACAAGGGTCGCGTGATGACGACCTTCGCGCAAGGTGAGATAGACGTGCTCGTTTCGACGACGGTCGTCGAGGTCGGCGTCGACGTGCCAAACGCCACCTCGATGCTGGTCGAGCACGCCGAGCGCTTTGGGCTGGCGCAGCTTCATCAGCTTCGTGGGCGCGTAGGCCGGGGTGCCGAGGCGTCGCACTGCATTCTGCTCTATCAGAGTCCGCTGTCCGACGATGCGCGTGCTCGCCTCAAGACCATTGCCGCGACCGAGGACGGGTTTCTGATTGCGGAGAAAGATCTCGAGCTGCGCGGTCCCGGCGATCTCTTCGGCACACGACAGGCTGGGCTTCCAACGCTCAGAGTTGGAGACCTCGTCCGCGATCGGGATCTCCTGCTGCGCGCTCACGCGACGGCCCAGGTGTGGGCCGGCACGCTCACCAACCTCTCTGCCGCGCGCCGCTCGGTCGACGAGGCTTGGCAGCGTCGCTTTGGCCTGGTCGGCATCTCGTAGCGCAGGCCTTTAGGCCTGCCAGCGCCGCAATGGGCAGGCCTGAAGGCCTGCGCTACTGCGGCTAGCGCAAGAACCCTGAGATGCGCGTAATTGCGGGACGCTTCAAGGGCCGGACGCTCGCAGGGCCCAAGCGAGCCGGGCTTCGACCAACGTCCGATCGGCTCCGTGAAACGCTGTTCAACATCCTGGCGCCGGAGCTTCCTGGTGCGCGGCTCCTGGACGGCTACGCCGGGACGGGCGCCGTCGGTATCGAGGCGTTGAGCCGTGGTGCTGCGCACGTCGTGTTCGTGGAGCGAGATCGACAAGCTCTGGCGCTCATCCAGCAGAACTTGGGGCGCTGCGGTGTGACCGAGCGCTATACTATCGTGAGCCGGGACGCGCGGGAGGCGAGTACCGATCCCGCCCTTCAGCACTTCGATATCGTCTTCCTGGACCCGCCGTACGATCTCCCGGACGCGGATCGCGCGCTCGACGTCGCCAGCGGTCTCGTGGCGCCCGGGGGACTCCTGGTCTTCGAGCACGCGGCGCGACGTGACGTGCCTCGAGCGGTGGGCCGCCTGATTCGACGCCGGCAGGTGCGTGCGGGTGACAGTATGCTGACGTTCTACAAACCGGCTGAAGAGGAGCGGCAGTGAGCGGTGGGCGGGACGCCGCGTCCAGGCAGCTGGCTATTTGTCCCGGCTCGTTCGACCCGTTGACCAACGGCCATGTGGACATGGTCCGGCGTGCCGCTCGGCTCTTCGAGCGCGTCGTGATCGCGGTGCTCATCCACCCCGAGAAGTCACCCTTGTTCAGCGTGGAGCACCGTGTGACGATGGCCCGCGAGGTCTTTCACGATCAGCCGGAGGTCGAGGTCGATGCCTTCGAGGGGCTGCTCGTGGAGTACGCGCGGCGCCGGGGCGCAGAGGTCGTGGTGCGCGGGCTCCGCGCGGTCTCCGACTTCGAGTACGAGAGGCAGATGGCGCACATGAACCGCCAGCTCGAGCCGGCGCTCGAGACCATATTCATGATGCCGAGCACAGCGCATACCTACCTGAGCTCACGGCTGATCAAGGAGATTCATCGCCTGGGCGGCGACGTATCGCCGTTTGTCCCGCCCACGGTTCAGAAACACCTGTTGAGAGGACACTGATGCTTGCCACTCGCATGACGCGGATTTCTTCGTCACCCACCATGAAAGGGCTGGTTGCGGCGCAGCGGCTGCGCCAAGCTGGCTACGATGTCGTCGACTTGAGCGCAGGGGAGCCGGACTTTCCGACGCCGGATCATGTCAAGGCGGCTGCCCACACCGCCATCGACGCCAACCTGACCAAGTACACGCCCAATACCGGCGTCCCAGAGCTCAAGAACGCCATCGCCGCCAGCTATAAGCGGGACTACGGGGTCGAGTACAGTGGTGCGGAAATCATCGTGACGGCCGGCGGCAAGCAGGCGCTCGTCAACACGGCCCTCTCGCTGTTCGACGAAGGAGACGAGGTCGTTACCCACGCACCTGGCTGGCCGACGATCTTCGAGCAGATCAAGTTTTGTGGTGCGACACCGGTCATCGTGCGCACGCGATCGGAGGAGGGGTTCACGCTCACCGCAGACGCCGTGCTCGAGGCGCTCACGCCCCGCACCAAGGCGATTGTCATCAACTCGCCCTGCAATCCGACCGGCGCCATCATCACCGAGGCGGAGATGATCCGCATCGCCGACGAGGCCGCACGCCGCGGTATCTGGATCGTGTTGGATCTCTGCTACGAGAAGCTGATTTATGACCCGCAGCCGCACAATCTGCCGAAGATCCTCGCCGAGCGGATGCGCGACCATACGATCATCACCGGCACGGCGTCCAAGACATACGCCATGACGGGATGGCGCTGCGGTTGGGCGCTGGGACCACGGGAGGCGATTGCCGCGTGTGGCGCGCTGCAGAGCCACTCCACCTCGAATGTCTGCTCGATCACCCAACAGGCGGTCATCTCCGCACTGACTGGGCCACAAGACTGCGTCACCGAGATGCTGGACGAGTACCGTCGCCGACGGGATCTCGTGTGGGATCTCATCACGGCGGATTCGCGAGTCCGTTGCGTGAAGCCCGCAGGCGCGTTTTACCTGTTCGTCGATGTGTCGGATCTCCTGTCTCCCGATGGTCTGCGGACATCGGCGGCGCTGGCCGACACCCTCCTGGAACAGCAGCACGTCGTCGTGACCGCCGGCGAGGGCTTCGACGCCCCTGGCTTCCTCCGCTTGTCGTATGCGACGTCCGAGGAAAGACTCCGCGAAGCGGCGAAGCGGTTTCACGAGTTCGTAGATACGACGGCCAAGAGCGTGCCCGCCGCCCGCGCCTAATGGAGCTCGCGCAAGAGTTTGTCTCTTCACTGGAGGCGATCGTCGGTCCAGCGCACGTGCGGCAGGACGTCACCGCGCGAGAGGCGTACGGCGTGGACGCGCTTCGGAAAGGCCGGCCCGCCGACGCCGTTGTGCTGCCCGGATCGACCCCTGAGGTGGCAGCGCTCCTGCGTTTGTGCGACCAGGCGCGGGTCCCGGTCGTCCCCCGGGGCGGCGGCACGGGCTACACGGGCGGTGCCGTTCCCGTCCGTGGGGGGCTCGTCTTGTCACTCGAGCGCCTCAACCGCATCCTCGAGATCGATGAGCTGAACTTGCTCGCCGTGGTCGAGCCCAACGTGATCACCGCAGACTTGCAGAATGCGGTCGAGCGCGTTGGGCTCTTCTATCCGCCGGATCCCGCCAGCCTGCACCAGTCCACGATTGGCGGCAACGTCGCCGAGTGTGCCGGCGGGCCACGCGCGTTCAAGTACGGCGTGACCAAACGCTACGTCCTCGGGCTCGAAGCAGTGCTGCCGACCGGTGAGATCATCACCACGGGTGGCAAGTCGGTGAAGAACGTCGTGGGTTACGACGTGACCCAGTTGCTCGCGGGATCCGAGGGGACGCTCGCAGTGATCACCAGGGTCATCCTGCGCCTGGTGCCCAAACCGCCGAAACAGGCCGACGTTCGCGCCGCGTTTCCGACGATCCAGAGCGCCATCGATGGCGTGACCCGGTTGCTGCGGGCGCGCGTGGTGCCTGCGGCCCTCGAGCTCATCGACGGGGATTCCTTGGCCGCGGTGGCCGCGCATCGCGGCGCGACGACGCTGGCACCGTCCGGTACGAGCGCGATGTTGCTCATCCAGGTGGATGGGCTCGCGTCGGCGGTGGAGGAGGAGCTCGAGCGCGTGGCGGCCTCGTGCCGCGACGCCGGCGCGACGGAGGTCCGCCTGGCGCGCGACGCGGCCGAGCGTGACGAGCTCTGGCGGCATCGGCGCGAGCTGTCGTCGTCGCTCCGGTCGCTCGCGCCGCTCAAGATCAATCACGATGTCGTGGTGCCGAAGGGACGCATTCCAGAGCTCTTCGATCTGGTGAGCCGGCTGCGTGCAGAGAGCGCCCTTCGAATTCCATGCTTTGGACACGTGGGTGATGGCAACATCCATGTGAACATCCTCGTCGATCCGGCCGATCCCGCCGCGATGGCTCGCGCAGATCGCGCGGAGCGGGCTTTGTTCGAGGGCGTGGTCGCGCTCGAGGGATCCATCAGCGGCGAGCATGGGATTGGCTTCGCCAAGGCGAAGTACCTCGGCCTCGAGCTCGCACCACCGGAGATTGCACTGATGAGGCGTCTCAAGCAGGCCTTCGATCCGCACAATATTTTGAATCCAGGGAAGATCTTTCTCAGTGACGAGTGACGAAGTCACTGATGTCGTCACTCGTCACTGATTGGTGACCAACAACACCGTCTCCAAATCCTCTGCAGGATCCGGCCAGAGAAGCGTTCCTATGCGGACGGCTGAGGGGTTGAAGTAGAGCACCTCGCCGAGACGACGAACACGAATGCCGTGCTTGGCTTGAAGCGCCGCCAAGTCGTCCTCCGAGACGACACAGAGGACTGGCTTGGGCGAACGAAGAAACTCCGCTACCGCTGCGGTACTGATGAGATCCGTTTGGCGCACGCCCGTATAGAAGATGAGATTGCGCACCAGTACCCGGTATGTCCCGGACCGTTCGTTCCGCTGGTGGGCAGCCTTGTAAAGGGCTGCCATCCGCTGGACCGGTTCGAGACCAGCCGCCGACGCAATCGAGTACTGCAGCGACAAGAAGGTGATCACGGAAGCGGCGGCCAGCGTCGTGGGAAGCAGCCAGCGCCGACGCAGCCAAGCAGCCACGAGCACTGCCACACCCGCCACAACAATCGCGGCCGTTCCCTCGTGGCTCAACGAAGGGTTGAGCGCAAACAGCAGTGGGCTGGCACGCTGCAGCAAGCCCGCGAGAAGGAGCAGGCTGAAAGAGACCAGCGTGCCGCACACGGCAAGCGGGACGTGCCGCTTCGTCGCGTCGGTCGAATCGGTGAGACGCGCGATGAGCGAGCGCGCCACGATGAGCGCCAGCGGAGGCAGGACGGGAAGGATGTAGCGTGGTTGCTTGCCAATGGAGAGCGAATAGAAGATGAGCGGCACCGCCGACCAGAGCACTAACCGCCACGCACCGCTGGTCAGGCGTCGCTCTCGTCTCACGACGATCTGCAGGAATGACGGGCCCCACAACAATAGGAAGGGCGACCAGGGCATCAGCCCGCCGAGCACGATCGGGCCGTAGAACCAGAGCGACCGTGGCTCGTTGTACCGGTCTGTCGCAAAGCGCTCCAGATTCTCACTGACGAAGAAGCGATCCAGGTATGCGAACCCGTGGACCTCGGTCATGGCCACATACCACGGTGCGGCCACGATCACGAAGACGAGCGCCGCGAGCAGCAGGTCACGGCGAGACGGCCAGCGGTAGTGCCACGGCACGCCCTGGCCATAGCGCTCCCGCCAGGCGATGGCGGCAACCGTCATCACCGGAAGCGCGACGCCGACAGGACCCTTTGTGAGAACGGCGAGTCCCAAGGCGAGGGCGCCGACGAGCAGCCAACCGCGGCGCGCGGCGGGGCGGATCGGCTCGTCACGGTAACGCGCATCCAGCGCTTCGATGAGCGCCCACGTCGCGAGGGTGATGAAGAGCGCGAGAGGAAGATCCGGCAGCGCAGCGCGGCCAAAGGTGAACGCACCGAAGCTCGTCGCCACGATGACGCCCGCAAGTGCGGCTGTGGGCGGGTCGAACCAGCGC belongs to Luteitalea sp. and includes:
- the coaD gene encoding pantetheine-phosphate adenylyltransferase, giving the protein MAICPGSFDPLTNGHVDMVRRAARLFERVVIAVLIHPEKSPLFSVEHRVTMAREVFHDQPEVEVDAFEGLLVEYARRRGAEVVVRGLRAVSDFEYERQMAHMNRQLEPALETIFMMPSTAHTYLSSRLIKEIHRLGGDVSPFVPPTVQKHLLRGH
- the recG gene encoding ATP-dependent DNA helicase RecG produces the protein MKLSLSTSVEVLTGVGPRRVAELARVGIVTLDDFLLRFPLRYEDRSRLVPLAQLEAGRTSTVAGTIARCGLRPTRRPGFTIFEAVIHDRSGRARALWFNQRFLRDVLRRGQQVVLYGKVESTPSGTQLTNPDYEVLAEAGEVEALGVEPKPSIHHGRIVPVYERVGSLTARIQRDLVHQALERLEEPPDDPPNDPLPRPVCEEMALPARREALWHTHFPPDDTDLDTLNRFRTPGQVRLIFEEFFVFQLGLALRRRERQGEAKPHAIRVDASVRSAARSVLPFKLTAGQRAALAEIVEDLQRPEPMHRLLQGDVGVGKTVVAALAAVVVMENGLQVALMAPTELLAEQHARTLTQLLQPTRFSVRLVTGSLNAAERRVRLAAVASGEAALVIGTHALLEEPVTFKQLAFVVIDEQHRFGVLQRARLREKGVLPDVLVMTATPIPRTLALTVYGDLDVSTIRDRPPGRQPVKTTVRPESRRDAAHAFIRHELTRGRQAYIVYPLVEESEKIDVRAAAAMADTLQQDVFPEYRVGLVHGRLPAEDKGRVMTTFAQGEIDVLVSTTVVEVGVDVPNATSMLVEHAERFGLAQLHQLRGRVGRGAEASHCILLYQSPLSDDARARLKTIAATEDGFLIAEKDLELRGPGDLFGTRQAGLPTLRVGDLVRDRDLLLRAHATAQVWAGTLTNLSAARRSVDEAWQRRFGLVGIS
- a CDS encoding SpoIIE family protein phosphatase — its product is MTDVLERLDRYLETFQGRTRMRRRLRFLTGGLALLFFVLSVVTVVQFGKQALADHDFVGAFSTAHVGKRVAAAPAPPDAPAPGGSYLYTGFGAGRAQQGSSLEPGDLVVEVGEVSVHSERDVTRALAKQTDPVEVMALRPPVRGAVALYVPPAALGEAVNDVGPSLIVTTLAAGGTSDRAGMQVGDLIIRINGQPFSNRDGADSLIRGAEPGRAIDYDILRRSNARTLHVRPVSLQFTFGFLAIVVAGVLWMLLGAFLALARPHIPAARYRGLAFLLIGYALTVAWTRPYISSSAFHFGLDLLFQAALFVGIAVWVHSVQYFPRERPLLRARRWALPVVYGCAVLAAAVPLASRADLVTFMARTFIALAFMLLLGCLVTWRTNRDRSANEAEIMRPLVRLRNLTLIGIALGVVWLGSFGQGRFGPGFLAAALVAVPFVNLYVIARYRLLELNLRVRRNVAYVAASTAWTLIVVAVGVSAVWQLAQIAMPIPNIRFSAQSVQVVDAPEQAEERAALERALLMIAAVALTFGLRSVRRRGQRVIDARFYRKDVDYRVVVRGLGRVLATRVSRDELAAELVAGVDRLLPLKRSAVILVRGTQLVIPREARGLSAEEWQALASHVGDDALQAVQKAEREVHAEYAIPRLRRPLEAARIQHLYPIRHDDAVVGVLLLGEKQAESAFTSDDFEFIDAVAAQAGVAIENAFLYDRVAEQERLKHELELARRIQMASLPQTTPRVDGLDVAARSVPALEVGGDFFDYLTNPPNRLGIVVGDVSGKGTSAAFYMSKVQGILRSLHSFDLAPCELFVRANDLLLSDLEKRWFVTALGAFFDTTTRRLLLTRAGHLPLYHFEKATGNVQSLLPRGIGFGLSPRAVFAAELAQAEVEYAAGDAFLLITDGVTECGDTLDAQFGEERVITAFRTASHNGASATAIVERLLLELDAFSAGRTPFDDQTLVVVRAQ
- the lexA gene encoding transcriptional repressor LexA — its product is MQPLTKRQREILDFLHEFIQQHGYAPSLEEVGRRFGLSSLATVHKHLTNLQEKGCIKRMWNRSRSVELMPTRVSDRVVELPLLGYVAAGAPIEAIATNEGFAVPHTFVGRQETYVLRVRGDSMIDEHIRDGDFVIVEDRKTAENGEMVIALLNGSEATLKKFYREDGQIRLQPANPMMKPILVSADNVEIQGVVIGVMRRY
- a CDS encoding FAD-binding protein — encoded protein: MELAQEFVSSLEAIVGPAHVRQDVTAREAYGVDALRKGRPADAVVLPGSTPEVAALLRLCDQARVPVVPRGGGTGYTGGAVPVRGGLVLSLERLNRILEIDELNLLAVVEPNVITADLQNAVERVGLFYPPDPASLHQSTIGGNVAECAGGPRAFKYGVTKRYVLGLEAVLPTGEIITTGGKSVKNVVGYDVTQLLAGSEGTLAVITRVILRLVPKPPKQADVRAAFPTIQSAIDGVTRLLRARVVPAALELIDGDSLAAVAAHRGATTLAPSGTSAMLLIQVDGLASAVEEELERVAASCRDAGATEVRLARDAAERDELWRHRRELSSSLRSLAPLKINHDVVVPKGRIPELFDLVSRLRAESALRIPCFGHVGDGNIHVNILVDPADPAAMARADRAERALFEGVVALEGSISGEHGIGFAKAKYLGLELAPPEIALMRRLKQAFDPHNILNPGKIFLSDE
- a CDS encoding aminotransferase class I/II-fold pyridoxal phosphate-dependent enzyme, whose protein sequence is MLATRMTRISSSPTMKGLVAAQRLRQAGYDVVDLSAGEPDFPTPDHVKAAAHTAIDANLTKYTPNTGVPELKNAIAASYKRDYGVEYSGAEIIVTAGGKQALVNTALSLFDEGDEVVTHAPGWPTIFEQIKFCGATPVIVRTRSEEGFTLTADAVLEALTPRTKAIVINSPCNPTGAIITEAEMIRIADEAARRGIWIVLDLCYEKLIYDPQPHNLPKILAERMRDHTIITGTASKTYAMTGWRCGWALGPREAIAACGALQSHSTSNVCSITQQAVISALTGPQDCVTEMLDEYRRRRDLVWDLITADSRVRCVKPAGAFYLFVDVSDLLSPDGLRTSAALADTLLEQQHVVVTAGEGFDAPGFLRLSYATSEERLREAAKRFHEFVDTTAKSVPAARA
- the rsmD gene encoding 16S rRNA (guanine(966)-N(2))-methyltransferase RsmD — its product is MRVIAGRFKGRTLAGPKRAGLRPTSDRLRETLFNILAPELPGARLLDGYAGTGAVGIEALSRGAAHVVFVERDRQALALIQQNLGRCGVTERYTIVSRDAREASTDPALQHFDIVFLDPPYDLPDADRALDVASGLVAPGGLLVFEHAARRDVPRAVGRLIRRRQVRAGDSMLTFYKPAEEERQ